ACGACAAGCTTTTACGCTGGTCGAGTTGCTGGTGGTGATTGCCATCATCGGTGTCTTGATCGCACTATTACTCCCCGCCGTACAACAGGCCCGTGAGGCAGCTCGGCGGATGTCTTGCACCAACAATCTCAAGCAATTGGGGCTGGCAATGCACAATTATGAATCGGCGCATACAGTGTTGCCTCGATTTGGCCAACGCGACGCGGACTTCTCGGTCCAGGCTCGTCTGCTTCCTTACATCGAGCAAGGCAATCTGTACAACTTGCTCGACTTCTCGCAGATCGCATTCACCGGCAGCTGGAGCGAGAAGATCCCCAATCCCAAGTTCATCGCGGCTTTCTCAACAGAGATCGACGTCTACCTTTGCCCTAGTGATCCGGCTCCAGAAAGTACCACGGTCACCACGAGCGGCGGTCCAGTTACCTATGGTGGTTTGAACTATATGGTCAGCATAGGTAGTGCGAAGGGGACGAACTACGATTTTCGTTGGACGACCGATGGTCCGTTCTACGAACCGAGTGGCTGCCGTTTTGCCAATCTGACCGATGGGCTTTCGAATACGGCACTGATGAACGAAACCGTTCGCAGCGTCGGTGCCGACGAGACATTGGCGGCTGGGCAACTTCCCAGGTTTCCGTATCAGAAGACGCTCAACGGGTCGAGTGGCGTGGGAACAAGCATGGGTTCAAAACGTGGCATGTCAGGAAGTGGAAGCCCGTGGAGCAGCTATACGGATGGCAGTGGGATGATTGCCAATGCGGATGTCGCTTCCTTTTGGAATCAATTCACCAGTTGGCGTGGTGGCGAAAGCCCAGCACTACGTGGCCGTGGCACCTCCTGGGCATTCAGCGGGGCAATTAATTCCGCCACCAATGGCTACCTAAGCCCCAATAGTCGGACGCCGGATGTGGTCACTCACTTCACTGGCTATTTCGCAGCCCGCAGCTTCCACCCTGGCGGAGCCGAGGTGTTATTCGGCGATGGCTCGGTTCGCTTCTTGAGCGACACAATCGACTTGCCCACGAACCGCAGTCTCTATAGCGGAAGTGGTGGGGAAGTGATTGGCGAATATTAATTACTGACTTACTCCATATCTCTCAACTACATCTCAAAGACTTAATCATGAAAAAAACACTTACTACGTTGGCCATGGTTGCAATGACCGCAGTTTCCGCTTCGGCACACGATACGTGGGTCGAAACCAATACGGGGATCGTACGAACGGGCGATGCCATTTACATCGATTTGAAACTCGGAAATCATGGCAACGAGCATCGTGATTTTAAGATGGCGAGCAAAGCCAACCCAGCTGATGGAACTTGGGACGTCGTCACTCCGTCAGGCAAACAGTTTGATTTGACCAGTGTCGCCGTCGACCTAGGTTACGCCCCGAAAGAAGGTTTTTGGAATGCGAAGTATGTGGCGGATACGGCCGGTTTGTATGCTGTATCGCACACGCGCGATCAAGTCGTAAACCACGGACATCCCGTTCGCAGCATTAAAAGTGGGAAGACCTTCTTCATCGTCAGTGATAGCCTTGCTCAAGTCCCCAGCGACTTGACCGGTTTTAATAAACCACTGGGGCATGATCTGGAACTGGTTCCCACCGAGAATCCGGTCGCTCCACTCGGACCTGGCAAGCCGATCTCCGTGAAGCTTTTGTTTCATGGCAAACCACTGGCGAACACACGAGTTTCGTTCATCCCACGCCGGGAAACGTTGAAAGAGGGTTTTGACGAAACATATGAACGAAAAACGAACCAGCAAGGAGAGGCGAGTTTCACGCCGAAAACAGGCGACCAGTATTTGGTCGTAGCCCACGTGAAGCAGCCGGAAGCGAAAGGAGAAGGCTACGACGAAACGGCCTACAGCGCGACGCTGTTGGTGATTGTGCCGGAGCGTTGTCCTTGCTGCGGCGAGTAACCCAAAGAATCGTCCCTCTCTTCGAACTGAGGAGAGGGACCTTCTTTTGCATTATCAGCATGCCACTTATTGCGGTCTCACAACTAGCCGTCAGTCCTGTTGATATCTGGCAAATCTGTTCGATCGAAGTTTCGCTGATCGTTGAAACTTCGGTATCCGCGGTTCTTTCACCGGATTTATGTCTTGCCAGCAGTGATACCATTCGAGAAAAATGCTGGAATTCAGCTGGCCGGAAAGCCGATCGCTTTACAGTCTTCGGCGACTCTGTCACGATGAATACTCGGCCGCACCAGCTTGCGGTCTTATTTGGTTTCTTGATTCGTAAAAGGATGTCCGGATGGCCAAGTCCTACACTAAGCATCAGCAAAATATCATTAAGCGGTATTACGACAACAAGGACGCCATTGCGACGCAGAAGCTGCAAGAAAACATCACCGAGCTCTACCTGGCAGAAGGTAAGAAGCGGGCCACCGTCTGGAAGCGGATTATCGGCCATCTTGAGAAGCTGGAAGTTCCCAAACAACAGATCGACCATTTGGTCAAATCGGACGACGCGACCTTGGTTGCCAAGTACCTCGAACGATTGATGGCCAAGGAAACTTAAGCAGCACGCGGCATTATGGCAGACTCCTGGAGCTTTTTTTCCGCCGGACAGTTTACGTTCGGTTGTGGTTCTCGGCACGAACTTGGCAAACACGCGGTCCGACGAGGTTATCGCAAGCTGTTGATCGTTACCGATTCGACGCTCGCGGGCCTCGGTCTGGTACAGCCGCTGCACGACGACTTGAGCGAGCATGGCGTGCAAGTCGAAGTCTTCGACGGCAGTGCCGCCGAGCCGGACCTGTCGATCGCCGAGAACGCTGCGCTCACGGCGAGAACGTTCCAGCCCGATGCTATTTTAGGCCTCGGAGGCGGCAGCAATATCGATCTGGCGAAGGTAACCTCCGTCCTCGCAACGCACGGAGGTCGGCCGCAAGATTTCTTTGGCTGGGACAACGTACCAAACCCAATCATTCCTGTGATTGCGATGCCAACCACGGCCGGTACCGGAAGCGAAGTATCGCAATCGGCTGTGCTGACCGATAGTCAATCGAGTATGAAGGTCAGTATTCTCAGCCAATTCATGCGGCCAGCGCTAGCTCTTGTCGATCCTGAGCTTACTTATACCTGCCCGAAGCAGGTCACTGCAGATAGTGGTATCGATGCATTGACCCATGCGGTTGAAGCTTATCTCTCCAAAGATGCCGCCGAAATCGCTGCTCAGCCGGGCGAAGCCATCCCGTACAGTGGATGCACACCGATTGGGGAACTGATGGCAGAAGAAGCGATTGCCCTGGTTGCTCGTTACCTGCCAGCTGCTGTGCACGAACCAGAAAACAAGGTCGCTCGCGAGAAGATGGCGTTGGCAGCGTCGTTGGCGGGGCTCGCATTTTCGAATTGCGGCGTCGCGGTAGTCCACGCACTCGAATACCCAATCGGGGGTCGCGTTCATTGCAGTCACGGAGCGGGTAACGGCTTACTATTGCCGTACGTGATGCGTTACAACCTACCGAAGCGGGAAGCGAAACTGGCTCGGATTGCGGAGCTCTTCAATCCGATCGGCGACCATGGCAGCGATATGGAGGCTGCTTTGGTCGCGATTCGTGAAGTGGAACAATTGAAAAGCTTTATCGGTATCCCTGAGAGGCTGACCTCGCTTGGCGTAACGGAAGAGATGTTGCCCGAATTCGCTGACAAATCAATCGCCATCAGTCGGCTGATGAACATCAATCCGCGGACGCCCACGCGTGATGACCTGCTTAAGATTCTCCAGGAAGCCCTTTGATCCGCTGGTTGTTCCAGACTCGCGATTGGCATAGAACGTATGGTTCGCATTCCGTGCTTGTTGGCTGAGCGAGCTATCTGAGGAGCAAACGATCTTCGATCCTGTTCGCTTGCCTGGCTTTCGACGCTCAACCTAGCTTTCTCTCACCCCAAGAGACAGCGCCTTTGAGATATCTATGTTCCGCTACGCAATTTGTAACGAGACCTACCAAGACTGGCCGTTTGAAAACGCCTTGTCGCATGCCAAAGAAGCTGGCTACGATGCGATTGAAATCGCGCCTTTCACGCTAGCCTCAACGGCCTACGATGTGACGGACAAGATGCGAGGTAAGATCCGCGAAGAAATCGTCGATGCGGAACTGGAAGTCGTGGGTCTGCACTGGCTGTTAGCGAAGACTGAGGGTTTCTACCTGACCACGCCCGATGACGACGTCCGTCGGCGCACGAGTGACTACTTCTGCGAGCTGGCCCGTCTTTGTCGTGATCTGGGGGGCAGCATCATGGTGCTTGGAAGCCCCCAGCAGCGGAACCTGCTGCCGGGTGTCAGCGAATCGGAAGCGATGCGTTTGGCGGCCGATTGCATTCGACGTGCGATGCCCACCTTAGAACAGTGCGATATAACTCTAGCTCTCGAGCCACTCGGTCCTGCTGAAGGTGATTTCTTAAATACGGCCGAGAAGGGGATGGAGTTAATGGATCTGATTGATTCTCCCAACTGCAAAATCCATCTCGACGTCAAAGCCATGTCGGCCGAAGAAAAACCGATTCCGCAAATCATTCGAGAAACGGCCCCGAATATCGCGCACTTTCACGCAAACGATCCAAACAAACGCGGCCCAGGCATGGGTGACGTCGATTTCGTCCCTATCTTCCAGTCCTTAAAAGAAGTTGGCTACGACGGATGGGTTTCGGTCGAGGTATTCGACTACGAGCCTGGTATTGAATCGCTGGTAAAAGACAGTATCGCCTATATGCGTCAGTGTGAGTCGGCGGTCGTCTAATAAGTCACGTTCCTTGGCCTCCTAATCAGTTTCCGACGATGCAGCAATATCTCGACCTAATGCGGCGCATCCTAAACGAAGGCGCCGAGAAGCACGATCGAACCGGTACCGGCACGCTCAGCGTGTTTGGTCATCAAATGCGTTTTGATCTTTCCCAGGGATTCCCCGCAGTCACAACCAAGAAGCTGCATCTGCGGTCAATCATTCACGAGCTGCTCTGGTTTCTGCAAGGGGACACGAATATTCGCTACCTTCGTGAGAACAAGGTCTCGATCTGGGATGAATGGGCAGATGAAGAAGGCAACCTTGGCCCAGTCTACGGTAAACAATGGCGAAGCTGGCTCACACCTAGCGGTGAGTCGATCGACCAGATGTCGCAGTTGATTCAACAGATCAAAACGAACCCTGATTCACGGCGGCTGATCGTTTCCGCCTGGAATGTGGCCGATGTGCCGAACATGGCGTTGCCGCCGTGCCATTTGCTGTTTCAGTTCTATGTGGCCAACGGTAGGCTTTCGTGCCAGTTGTATCAACGCAGCGCGGATGTCTTCTTAGGAGTTCCATTTAACATTGCTTCGTACGCATTATTGACGATGATGATTGCTCAGGTCACCGATCTCGAACCGGGCGACTTCGTGCATACCTTTGGCGATGCCCATCTTTACCTGAATCACTTGGATCAAACTAAGCTCCAGCTTTCTCGCGATCCACGTCCCTTGCCAACGATGAAGATCAATCCTGAGGTCAAAGACCTTTTCGCGTTTCGGTTCGAGGACTTCGAGCTGCAGAATTATGAGCCGCATCCGCACATCTCAGCTCCGGTTGCCGTATGAGAATCTCGATGATTGTCGCCGCCAGTCAGGACTGGGTCATTGGCCGAGACGGGGACATGCCGTGGCGTTTGTCCAGCGATTTAAAGAGGTTCAAAAGCCTCACGATGGGGCATCCCATGATCATGGGACGCAAGACCTACGAGTCGATTGGACGCCTGCTACCAGGTCGGACCACAATCATCGTGACGCGCGATCCAGAGTATGTGGTTGAAGGCGCTGTGATCGCCCATACCATTGGTGAAGCAATCTCGGCCTGTGAAGAAGCGGACGAGGCTTTTATCGTCGGCGGAGCCGAAATCTACCGAGCAACACTTCCCTGGGCGACGCGACTTTATCTGACGAAAGTCCATGCCTTGATCCCGGACGGGGATACACATTTTCCACTGGTCAACTTCGCCGAGTGGGAGCTCGAATCGTCCGAGGAGATACCAGCAGACGAGAAAAACCTCTACGCAACTCGGTTCGAGATCTGGGATCGGTTACCGGTCGCCGATTAGCGTTTGAACTACTTAGTGCTGGTCTGCTTCAGACGTCGTCCCTTGGCCGTACTTGGGGCACTCGTTAGCGGGTTCTCTGCTCCTACCAAGGGATCGCCGACCTCAACCTTGTCGAGACGTTCACCCACTTGTTTCGCATAGTCAGGCGAGAGTTCATAACCTAAGAATTGGCGCCCCAATTTCTTGGCCGTGATGAGGGTCGATCCGCTGCCGGCGAATGGGTCCATCACCACTTCGCCTTCGTTCGAGCTGCACTTTATGATTCGACCCAGTAGTTGCTCTGGCATCTGGCAGCCATGAAACCCGGCGCGTTCTTTGAAGGTACCGGCGACACGGGGGAAGTACCAGGTATCTTCTTCACTACTGAAGCTTTCGGGCGCATCTTGTGGTCGAAGAATCCAAGTATCGTCCGGCACCCGCCCCTTCGGATTGGCTCGCTTATCGCCGTAAACGAGCATCCTGGCGCTGGGCACTCGGACTTCCGTATCGTTGAACGTGAACTTCTTGGCGTCTTTCGTAAAGTAAAAGATGTGAGCGTGACTGCGTGTGAATTTACTTTTGCAATGAACGCCAAACGTGTAGTACCAAACCACCCAATTACGACAATGAAAGCCAAGCGTGCGCGTCGCCAGAACTTTTAGCTCGGCGGCGAATTCATCTCCGATTGCCAGCCAAAATGCTCCTGTCGGCTTCAGCACGCGATGAACTTCTTTCATCCATGCCTCACTCCAATCGAGATACTCATCGACCGAGCGGCGGTCGTCGTAGACGTCGTACTTATACCCGATATTGAAAGGGGGATCCGCGAAAGCCAAGTCGATCGAGCCTTCCGGAAGCTTCTTCATCTGGGCGATACAATCGCCGGTGGTTACTCCCGAAGCAGGGATCTCAAGAGGCTTCGCCATGGCAGCCCTCCTTGGCGGTGATGTTTCTACGAAACAGGCATTTTAATCAGTTCCCCAGTGTAAAGGCAGTCGTCACGCCGCGCAATCCTGTCAATGGAGGCGATCGCGCCGTTTCTTTGCCTCAAATAGCCCAAGACAACGCACCAAAGACGCTGTTGGAGTTCCGTCTGAGCAGAAACCTTGCGGCTTTCGAGATCAGGGAGTTGACCCACCAATATTGGTAGGTGATGTTAGTAATTATGACGTCGTTGACGGGTTCTCTTCTCCCGAGACGTTGCGCGGCGAAGCACTTTACCTGGAAATGTCCTGACATGAGCGATGCCACTACCGATTTGGTTCACCAAACTCTCACCGATGATGTCCTGGTCCTGACTCCCCAGGTCGACCAAATGCGCGAGACCGATGTCTGTTATGCCGTCCGCGATGGAATGACGCACTTCGTACAGAATATCGAGCATCGTCGCGTCGTCATTGATATGAAAAACGTCACTTTCGTCAGCAGTACTGGCATTTTGGCGTTTCTAAATCTGCGGCGTTCCGTTCCGAACTCCGACGAACGGATCATTTTCTGCCATCTCTCAGACGACCTACTAGGCATGTTTCGGATTTGCAAACTGATCTCAGACGATCCTCAGAATCCCACTCCATTCCGAAACGTCGACACGCTAGAAACGGCGATTTCGGAAGCCTGATGTCTGACAGATGGACGTTAAATGACGTCCTCATCGGCAAATGGAGAGTTGCGGGGATGACTTTTCATTTGTAGCCTTATACTCAGACGAACCTATTCTTCCAGGCCTGGTGGAGGTCGCCATCCTTTGCGAGGACGGCCTCACTCGCCTACGTTTTTATAAGTAAGGCCTCCCACCCTCATGCCCGACCTCCTGCTCGAAGCCGTTAACCCAGTACTGCCGTCCCGCGACGTGAAGCAGTCGATCCAGTTTTACTGTGAAAAACTCGGGTTTAAACTTTCGTTTCAAGATGCCGACGATCCTCGCTATGCGGCCGTCACACGTGACCGGGTTGAGATTCATCTTCGCTGGCACGATGCTTCCAGTTGGGATCGAGTTGAGCGTCCGAACATTCGCATCGCCGTTTGCGACGTCGAACATCTTTACAGCGTGTTCCAACCACTGGGAATCTTCGCTTCCGATACCACACTCCGCGATACGGCCTTCGGCACAAGGGAATTCGGTTTCTTTGATCCGGATGGCAACTTGTTGACGTTTTACTCGGACCTCGGGCAGTAGAAACTCAATTTCACGTGCCCCTGTCCTTCCAACTGGAGAGGTCCGCCTGAGCATACGATGACCCATCCTCCGGTCCCACAGATATCGTGGACAAGACGTTTGCTCTACCTTGGCTGCGCAGCATTTTTCTTCAGCCTGGCCGTGCTCGGGATGATCCTGCCAATTGTCCCGGCGACCCCTTTTCTGCTAGTGACCAGCTACTTTCTCGTGCGGTCATTTCCAAAGCTGAACGACCTTTTGCTCGATATGCCGTACTTCGGTCCCATTTTGTACGACTGGGAGGTCCGCAAAGGAATCAAGGCCAGCGTTAAGCTTCAAGCGATTGCCACCGTTGTTTTGGGGTGGGGGATCTCGATCTGGCTTTTTCCGATTCCTGTGTGGGCTTTGGTGATCATGGCCGTTCTGGTCACAATCGGGATCTTGGTGATCTACCGAGTACCAGAGCCGCGCGATCCATTGGAGGCCAAACCAGAGAGGGATCAGGAAGAAACACGAACCGACTATCCTGATCCAGACAATCCGTACGCCTCGCCGCACGAAATCGACCCGGTTCGAAACGACTCGCAAACGTAATTGATTGCGATCAAGCAATCCCCTTCTGCTGCAGTGCCAGATAGACCAGCAGCACGACCCACAGCACGGCGATCGCAATCATTGCCACGAGGAATACGCGGTTGCGTTTCGGCGGATTGCTGGTTGGAAGAAACGTCGGAACAGTGCGAGGTTCTTCAGGCGGAGCCGCTGGCCGCGATTTCTTCTTCTCTTGCTTAGCCGCCGTCATGATGTCGCCTTAGGCCGATCCCGTTTCTTCCGAGAGTTCGAAGTCAAAGTTCTTGACGAACGCATCTTCGAAGTCGTATTGATCGTCGAAGTCTTCACGTCGATCGCTCTTCGACTTCTTCATCATATTGATGCTAATTAGGTTGTAGACAATTTCGCCGAAGTCGCTTGTCGTGTGGATCCCCCACGAGTTCAACACCACTTTGGCCAATAATCCGTACTGCTGCGTGGCGTATTGGCGAATCGCCTGACACAAGACCTGGCCGGTCAAATGACTCTCGGCTTCTTCTTCCTCTTCCCACGATTCGATTTCATCATCATCGTCGTCTTCGTCCTCGAAACACTCCAGATCAAGGTCTTCCAGATCTTCTTCGTCGGCCAATTCGTCATCGGCATCTTGTTGGAATCGCTGGCCAAATGAGAGGGCTTCTCGAACGAATTGGTACGCTTCCATGCGAAAGCGCGGGTCGTCTTTCAGTAATTGCATGAATGCGGAATAAGTGTCTTCGGACATTCGTTTATTCCTCGCTATCGTCTTGTTGCTTGGGGGTGTCCTCGCCACGATCCTCGCTCGGCGCTTTCTTGTCTCGGCGTTTTCCTCGGCGGGAACCTCCACCAGGATTACCGCTACCGCGCTTGAGGACCGTTAACACTTCGCTGGCATCGATCATGATGTTGCGGTTGTCTTCCATCCGCACGAGCAATTGTCCGGCCAGGATCTCATGATTCAATACGCGACCGCGACCATTGCCGGTGACGATCTCGCTGCCGATGGGTGGCAGATCTCGTTGCAGTTCTTCATAAGTATCGTACTCGTAACGCAAGCAGCATTTTAGCCGTCCGCAGCGTCCCGAGATTTTGGTGGGGTCCAGTGTCGCTTTTTGGAGTTTTGCCATCCGCATTGAAACGGGTGGCATTTCACTAAGGTGCGTATTACAGCAAACTGGCTTGCCGCAATCACCAAAATCGGCCAACAACTTCGCTTCGTCTCGGACGCCGATCTGACGCATCTCGATACGGGTTTGCAGTTCCGCTGCTAGCGCTTTGACTAAATCCCGGAAGTCGACCCGGGCCTCGGCCAGATAGTAAACGACGACCCGCTCGCCACCAAATAGATGTTCGATATCGACCAACTGCATCGGAAGATTCATTTCGGCAATCACCCGCCGCACCGTTTCGATCTCGCGAGCGATATCGCCGACCATATGCTGCGTCTGCTTTTCGTCCTCTTCGGACATAGCACGCATGATCGAGCCGAACGTTGGATCGCTGAGCTGCTTCACCGCCTCGTCGGTCGCTTCGCACAAGACATCCCCGACCTCCAAGCCGCGCTTGGTGCGAACAATGACTTTGTCGTCGCGACCATATTCATCCTTGGCTCGGGACGAGAACACGCCCAAAAAGCGCATGGCCCCATAGCGAACGATGTACTTCGCCATACTGGTATCTTTTATATTCCGGCAGGCCCGCCAAAAGAACGTGCCTGACAAGCATGAATGGTCACGTCGTTTCCGCAAGGGAGGAGCTTACGTGCCATTGATTAGTTTTGGGAAACCTTTGAAGTATAACCTGTTTCGGGCATTCCTTGAAATCTGCCCTCCCCAAATCGGTGTTATCATCACCCCAATATTTCGTCGACACTCTCTGGCGGACGGCCAAGCCGGGCCTGGCTGCCGACCACAACGATAGGCCGTTCGATGATCTTGGGGTTGGCAGCCATTTGCGATATCCACTCTGTCTCGCTGGTCGGTTGCGGCAATCCGAGTGCCTTGTGATCCTTCTTGCGGATCAGTTGCTCGGCCTTCAACCCAAGCTTTTTTAGCAACTGTTTCAGCGTTTTCTCATCCAGAGGCTCTTTCAAATACTCCACCACCTTAGGTTCGATGCCCTTATCTTGCAGCCTGGCAAGCGTTTGCCGACTCTTCGTGCATCGTGGATTGTGATAGATGGTGACCTGCATGACTTGACTCTAATCAGGGGGTAGATGGAATTTAGGCGATTCGAGCAATCAGGGGGAATCGTCGTGTAACGCTTCCAGGGTACCTGGCATCGTAGATAACAGCGATGCAAGATGGGCCTTAGCCGGTTGTCCCGGCAGGAACGTACCCCATAATAGAAGCAAGGCCCCCGGCTTGTGAACCTGACTGGAATCCGCAATTCTATGGAGTTGAAATCGGATTTAGCCCGTTGCAAGACGTCTGGGTAAAACGAGTTCCCTCAAAGACAGCATACGAACGTACACCTATATCCATTTGATCGGGAGTAGCCACCATGGCCAACGTGTTTAACGACGACAACTTCGACGCCGAAGTCCTTCAATCGAGCGAGCCAGTCCTGGTCGACTTTTGGGCTCCGTGGTGCGGTCCTTGCCGTCAATTGGCTCCTGTGATCGATCAACTCGCTACCGAATACGAAGGTTCGGTCAAAGTTGGTAAGGTCGATACAGACCAATGCCCCAATCTCGCCGTGAAGTACGGAATCCAAAGCATTCCGACCATCATGATTTTCAAGAACGGCGAAGTCGTCAATCAGATGCTGGGCAACCAGCCGAAGGCGAACTTGCAGCAAGCACTCGATGCGGCCAAGGGCTAAACGCAAACAGTTGCACGCTTCTATGAAGATCGCTAGCAAAACGGAGGTTTCCCCCCTCCGTTTTGTTTTTGCTAGCACCATTGGAATTGCCATGAACCGCAGCAATTCAATCGCGCCAGGCGTTAAACTCAACTTCTCAGGCAGAACATGCCGATGCGAAGAGATGGCCGAGGGTCCTATATTCGTCCGCCGACCTCCTTCGATGATTCGCCATGAAGTCTTCTGCCAATCGCAATACCGATATCACGCCTCAGCGACGTGACGATTCCCGTCATGTGACGCCGGAGTTGCGAATCGATCCACCGCACGAGACGAACACCGAATCTTCGCATGCTGAAATGCTTGAGGAGGACCAAGGAGTCGATCTCACCGCCGCCGATCTCGAAACCTTACCAGACTGGCAGCGTCGACAGATCAACCAGCTTGCTCGCTTACTGCGTGATCGGCAGGTCGACCTGGATCGCCGCGAAGCGGAACTAAACGCTCGCATGGCGAACTTCGAAAGTCAGCAGCGTTCGGCCGCGTTTGCCCATGCAGAACATTTGCCCAAGGCGGCACCTTCACCATCGAGTGGAACGACTTCAGCGGAAGCGTCCAATCCGCTTCGAAGTATCGAGGAAAAAATCCGCTCCTGGCGGCGCAAGTGGCGTGGCGAAACCTCCGAGCCATCCGTCGAGCCGATTATCGACGAAAGCGTCACTGTTCGTCTTGAGAAGCTGGCCGAGGCGGAATCTCAGCTCGCACAACAGTGGGCACTGCTGAAAAATGCACGGTCACTGCAAGCGTTGCGCGAAAAAGAATTCGCTGGATACGCCCAGAAGGTCGAACGCGAGATGGAGCAGAGCCGCTCGCAACACCACCTTTGGCTCGAGCAGGAACAAGAACAACTTGCTCGCCAACAAGAAGACGTTGAACGTCGCGAGTCTGATCAAGCAGGCGTGCAGCAAGAATTGGAATTGGCATTTGAAGAGTTGCAGGTCATTCGCGATCAGCTGGAACTAGCTTGGGCGGAGATTCGTGTTCGAATTCCATCCGCCCTACGTCGACGACTCGATCAACAGACCGAGCAAGCGGTCGATCACTTTGACAAAGCGTTACATTCGCGTAACCAATCTTCGAAGCTGGAAATTCGCCACCTGCTGCATCAATTGGAACTTGCCAAACTGGACATTCAGGAACAACAAGTTCAGCTCGAAGATGACACACAGCAACAGTTCAGTGAGCTGCGCCGCGCTCGACGAGAACTATCCGACCGTGAAGCATTGGTCCGAGCTCAATTGAACGATCTACGTCGTGAGCAAGAGACGCTCAACGAGACGAAGCTGGAGATCCTTAAAGAGCGTTATCAAGAGCTTAGCCAAGAGATGCTTCCGAAGGCCGCCTAACTTGGTCTAAGCGGTTGCCATGATAATAAAAAAGGGGACGCTCAATTGAGCGTCCCCCGAATCGTGCTGATTCATCTTGAGCGGCATCTCTGCCGTGTTGCGACAACCGTTAGGTTAGTTGCCTTCGCTCAGTGAAGTGTAGGAGGAGCTTTCCTGCTGCTTCTTACGAGCTTTCTCAACTTCCTTGGCGTACTCGGCTGCTTTGTAGGCAACTTGCAGCTCTTGGCGGCTGAAATAAGGAGTGTCTGGGCCAATCAGGTGCTTGATTCGCTTGTTGGCCAGTTCTTCCCAGCTCATGCCGTTGTTCAAGTGCCAAGCTGCTGCTTGAGCACTTCGTTGATTCAATTCGCCGCTACCAAGCAGATGGCACAGCTCAGCAACACCTGGCTTAGTGGTGTACGAAGCGATTGGCTTCAGTTCGTAAGGAATTTTTGGATCTGGATCTTCCAGGCCATGGTCGAGGCAGACTCCTTGAACTTTGATCTTCTGGGTCTTCTCAGGCATGACGTTGAAGAATCCACCTCCACCGCCGCCCATGCCGCCCA
The genomic region above belongs to Blastopirellula marina and contains:
- a CDS encoding thymidylate synthase; this encodes MQQYLDLMRRILNEGAEKHDRTGTGTLSVFGHQMRFDLSQGFPAVTTKKLHLRSIIHELLWFLQGDTNIRYLRENKVSIWDEWADEEGNLGPVYGKQWRSWLTPSGESIDQMSQLIQQIKTNPDSRRLIVSAWNVADVPNMALPPCHLLFQFYVANGRLSCQLYQRSADVFLGVPFNIASYALLTMMIAQVTDLEPGDFVHTFGDAHLYLNHLDQTKLQLSRDPRPLPTMKINPEVKDLFAFRFEDFELQNYEPHPHISAPVAV
- a CDS encoding DNA-methyltransferase, with amino-acid sequence MAKPLEIPASGVTTGDCIAQMKKLPEGSIDLAFADPPFNIGYKYDVYDDRRSVDEYLDWSEAWMKEVHRVLKPTGAFWLAIGDEFAAELKVLATRTLGFHCRNWVVWYYTFGVHCKSKFTRSHAHIFYFTKDAKKFTFNDTEVRVPSARMLVYGDKRANPKGRVPDDTWILRPQDAPESFSSEEDTWYFPRVAGTFKERAGFHGCQMPEQLLGRIIKCSSNEGEVVMDPFAGSGSTLITAKKLGRQFLGYELSPDYAKQVGERLDKVEVGDPLVGAENPLTSAPSTAKGRRLKQTSTK
- a CDS encoding STAS domain-containing protein, with protein sequence MSDATTDLVHQTLTDDVLVLTPQVDQMRETDVCYAVRDGMTHFVQNIEHRRVVIDMKNVTFVSSTGILAFLNLRRSVPNSDERIIFCHLSDDLLGMFRICKLISDDPQNPTPFRNVDTLETAISEA
- a CDS encoding DUF4198 domain-containing protein, translating into MKKTLTTLAMVAMTAVSASAHDTWVETNTGIVRTGDAIYIDLKLGNHGNEHRDFKMASKANPADGTWDVVTPSGKQFDLTSVAVDLGYAPKEGFWNAKYVADTAGLYAVSHTRDQVVNHGHPVRSIKSGKTFFIVSDSLAQVPSDLTGFNKPLGHDLELVPTENPVAPLGPGKPISVKLLFHGKPLANTRVSFIPRRETLKEGFDETYERKTNQQGEASFTPKTGDQYLVVAHVKQPEAKGEGYDETAYSATLLVIVPERCPCCGE
- a CDS encoding iron-containing alcohol dehydrogenase; protein product: MADSWSFFSAGQFTFGCGSRHELGKHAVRRGYRKLLIVTDSTLAGLGLVQPLHDDLSEHGVQVEVFDGSAAEPDLSIAENAALTARTFQPDAILGLGGGSNIDLAKVTSVLATHGGRPQDFFGWDNVPNPIIPVIAMPTTAGTGSEVSQSAVLTDSQSSMKVSILSQFMRPALALVDPELTYTCPKQVTADSGIDALTHAVEAYLSKDAAEIAAQPGEAIPYSGCTPIGELMAEEAIALVARYLPAAVHEPENKVAREKMALAASLAGLAFSNCGVAVVHALEYPIGGRVHCSHGAGNGLLLPYVMRYNLPKREAKLARIAELFNPIGDHGSDMEAALVAIREVEQLKSFIGIPERLTSLGVTEEMLPEFADKSIAISRLMNINPRTPTRDDLLKILQEAL
- a CDS encoding sugar phosphate isomerase/epimerase family protein — its product is MFRYAICNETYQDWPFENALSHAKEAGYDAIEIAPFTLASTAYDVTDKMRGKIREEIVDAELEVVGLHWLLAKTEGFYLTTPDDDVRRRTSDYFCELARLCRDLGGSIMVLGSPQQRNLLPGVSESEAMRLAADCIRRAMPTLEQCDITLALEPLGPAEGDFLNTAEKGMELMDLIDSPNCKIHLDVKAMSAEEKPIPQIIRETAPNIAHFHANDPNKRGPGMGDVDFVPIFQSLKEVGYDGWVSVEVFDYEPGIESLVKDSIAYMRQCESAVV
- a CDS encoding DUF1559 domain-containing protein; this translates as MHKRQAFTLVELLVVIAIIGVLIALLLPAVQQAREAARRMSCTNNLKQLGLAMHNYESAHTVLPRFGQRDADFSVQARLLPYIEQGNLYNLLDFSQIAFTGSWSEKIPNPKFIAAFSTEIDVYLCPSDPAPESTTVTTSGGPVTYGGLNYMVSIGSAKGTNYDFRWTTDGPFYEPSGCRFANLTDGLSNTALMNETVRSVGADETLAAGQLPRFPYQKTLNGSSGVGTSMGSKRGMSGSGSPWSSYTDGSGMIANADVASFWNQFTSWRGGESPALRGRGTSWAFSGAINSATNGYLSPNSRTPDVVTHFTGYFAARSFHPGGAEVLFGDGSVRFLSDTIDLPTNRSLYSGSGGEVIGEY
- a CDS encoding dihydrofolate reductase — translated: MRISMIVAASQDWVIGRDGDMPWRLSSDLKRFKSLTMGHPMIMGRKTYESIGRLLPGRTTIIVTRDPEYVVEGAVIAHTIGEAISACEEADEAFIVGGAEIYRATLPWATRLYLTKVHALIPDGDTHFPLVNFAEWELESSEEIPADEKNLYATRFEIWDRLPVAD